The genomic region TTTTTTAGCGCCGTCTTGACCTTTCCTGCATTTTCCGGTGAAGCGGACGTTTCTCATCCGCTAGAAGCGCTTCCATGCATCATTTTCAATACAAGTCCGGCCTCCTTCACGCGGAGGATGTGAGCCTCGCACGCATCGCCGACGAGGTTGGCACGCCCTTCTACTGCTATTCGACGGCGACGCTGGTGCGCCATTACGAAGTTTTGTCGAAAGCGTTCAAAGGGCAGAACGCGCTGATCTGTTTTGCGGTCAAAGCCAATTCCAACCAGGCCGTGCTGAAGACGATGGCACGGCTCGGTGCGGGCATGGACGTCGTGTCGGAAGGCGAGCTTCGTCGCGCACGCGCCGCGGGCGTTCCGGCGTCGAAGATCATTTTCGCGGGCGTTGGAAAGACGCGGGGCGAGATGGCCTATGCGCTGGAAGAAGGCATTCTCGGCTTCAACGTCGAGAGCGAGCCGGAACTCAAGGCGCTGAGCGAGGTCGCGAACGCGATGGGCCGGACGGCATCGATCGCCATTCGCGTCAATCCGGACGTCGATGCCAAGACGCACGCGAAAATTTCGACGGGCAAGGCCGAGAACAAATTCGGCGTGCCCTATGCCGATGCGCGGCGGCTTTATGCCGAGGCGGCAAAGCTTCCGGGCATCAAGATTTCCGGCATTCATATGCACATCGGCAGCCAGATCACCGATCTTGCGCCGTTCCGCGATGCGTTCCGGCTGATGGCCGATCTGGCGCGCGATCTCAAGGGCGATGGCTTGGGCCTGGAGCATCTCGATATCGGCGGCGGCCTTGGCGTGCCCTATCGCGGCGCCAATGACATTCCGCCGACGCCCGATGAATATGCGGCCGTCGTCAAGGAGACGCTTGGGCCGCTCGGCCTCAAGATCGTGATGGAGCCGGGGCGCATGATCGTCG from Hyphomicrobium sp. MC1 harbors:
- the lysA gene encoding diaminopimelate decarboxylase yields the protein MHHFQYKSGLLHAEDVSLARIADEVGTPFYCYSTATLVRHYEVLSKAFKGQNALICFAVKANSNQAVLKTMARLGAGMDVVSEGELRRARAAGVPASKIIFAGVGKTRGEMAYALEEGILGFNVESEPELKALSEVANAMGRTASIAIRVNPDVDAKTHAKISTGKAENKFGVPYADARRLYAEAAKLPGIKISGIHMHIGSQITDLAPFRDAFRLMADLARDLKGDGLGLEHLDIGGGLGVPYRGANDIPPTPDEYAAVVKETLGPLGLKIVMEPGRMIVGNAGVLVTKVTYVKEGTDKTFTIIDAAMNDLIRPTLYEAYHDIWPVVEARSELAPIQQDIVGPVCETGDFLAEDRALPPLEAGDLISVMTAGAYGAVMSSTYNSRLLIPEVLVDGDKYAVVRPRPSYDDLIGADHLPPWLTSPER